AGCGTCTGCACCTGCCAGCGGTCCGGGATTTCCTCATCGGCGGGCGGGCGGCCGAGCAGCGCCGGCCAGACTTCGGCGAAAACGACCCGCGCGCCGGCAGGATTCTCGAATGGCCAGACCCGCGCGCCCAGCGCCCGGCGCAGACGCTCGAGCGATGCGATGCCGAGAATGGATTGGGCGCCCACGGCGCCGGCGCCGCGCAACTGGAACACAGGTTTGGGATGCAGGCCGCGGCGCTTCAATTGCAGTTCGCACTCGCGGTACTCGGTCCACAGATAGGGACGCGGCTTGCAGGGCATCTCCCGCAGGCCCCAGAAGGGGCCGTCCTTGCCGCCGCCCAGCCAGTGGTTGAATTGCCGGGCGGCGTGCTCAGGTCCCTCGGCAGCGAGCTGTTCGAGCAGCTGCCACACGCGGTGCCAGCCGCCCAGCCGGTGCATGGCCCATGCAGGCAGGGCGAAGCAGAAATCGAACCCCGCCAGCACGGGGCCCGGAGCGGCTGACAACGCGGCGAGGATCTGCTCTTCCGCCTGATGCTGCGTGCGGCAATAACGCGGCCCGTCCAGCCATGTGGCGGACCACCAGATAGCGTCGCGCGCCGGGCGCGCCGGGGCAGGGCGCGCGCGGGCGCTCCAGTCGGCCACCAGGGCGTGCTGAAATGCGGGCGCGGAGTTTCCGCCGGATGAACTCGGCCGAAGCAACGCCAGGTGTGAGAGACGGGCCATGTGCCAGCTTCATGATGCCCGATCCGGCTCCGGCGGTGCGGATTTCGTTTTGTTGGACGGCGCAGTTCATCGGTCGACGGTTCCGCTGCAGCCGTCCGCACCGGAACAGTTTTGGGCAGGCGTCCCGCCGCCTGGAAAACGGCCCGCTCAGCAGGCGCCGGGCAGGCGACCCTCATCACGGGGCACCAAGAGGTCAAGGTTGTGCCCCCGGACTGCTCCGCCCCTTGATGTCCCCGCAGGTCCATCTGGAGGAGCGAGAACGGGCAGCGGACACTGCGGATTTCCGCCGCGCACTCGTGCGGATGCCCAGCAGGCGGCCAGAGGAGGGCCGAAACCCTCCCATCGAGACGTCGACGGGGCGGCAGAGCGGCGTGAGCCGGACGCATGACGGGTTCGGCAACCGGTTGGCGCAGAATGTGACGAAGGGGACGGCGAGGCGTGGTTTCCCTGTCGACCAGCGCGACGACGAACCGCGCGACGAGAGGCTTCGCCCTGACGGGGCAGGCCAAGGGTCGCAAGGGCCGGGGTGAGGCGGCGGGGAGCCGAGTCGGAGTCCATCGCGCCGCAGCGGCGTGCCGCGGTTGGAGGGAGCAGAAAACCGGGTCCCGGACCGAGTTGTTCAGCGGGGCGGTTGGAGGATGAGGGAAAGTGGCCGATGCAGACGGAGCCGGGGCTGCCGGCTGCGTTGCCTCAGGTATCGGTTTTCTCGATCAGCTTCTCGACGTTCATCAGGAAAATCGCGGGTTTGCCCATGCGGTCGCTGACGAACAGGATCTTCTGGCTGTCGGGCGTGAAGACGGGCGAGACCATGGCGACGTCAGAGGCCTTGTGTTCGCAGAGAGAGAATTCGCGCCGGTTGATCCGCAGCAGGATGAGGATGTAGGGAGACGCAAGGCTGCGGCTTGCGCCCAGAAACACGCTCCCGTTGGCGTTCCGCGCGAACCGCCCGAACTGGGTCGTGGGCGCCAGAAGCCGGTCCTCCCTGGAATCCAGCGACTGTTCGCGGATGGTGCAGCGGGGGCGGTCGCCGCCGCTGTCGTGCAGATAAAGGATCGACTGGCCGTCGGGGGACCAGTGGGCCTCGAGAACGCGGCCCTCGGGGACTTCGAGCCGGCGTCTGAGCGTGCCATCGAAGGCCGCCACCTCAATCCCGCCGCCGGTCGTGCGCCACAGCACCCTCGCGCGCCGCGGATTCGGCGCGGGCGCCAGCATGGGTTCGCCGGCGCTGGCTACTTCGGATTTCGTTCCCTTTGTCAGATCGAGGCGCACGACGCACCACTGGGAGGCGCGTTTCTCGGAAAAGAAGAGCGCGGCGCCATCCGGCGAAGGGGCCACCGGACTCGCCCACTCCGAACCTGCAGCCAGGACCGCCAGCGGCCGGGGTCTCAGGCTCGAGATCGGCATCGCCAACAGGCGTTCGCCGTCGGCGAAGATCGCCTCCCGGCCCGAAGCGGAAAGGGTCAGCGTCTCTGCGACGAAAGAGCGATGCGAGCCGAGCTGGCGGCTGAGGCCCGTTGTCAGATCCATCACCCAGGGCTGCGGCTGGCCGGAGCGGTCGCTTGAATAGACGAGAGTCCGGCTGCGGCGGTCGACGGCAAGAGCCGGCGGGGAGGGGAAGCGGCTTTCGAACTGCGGATCCGTAAGGAGCAGCACCTCGAACTCGGTGGCCGGATCGAGGTACTTGCGCCACTCGGGCGCCGGCGCGGAGTTCTGGGCGGCGAGCGGCCAGGCCAGACTGGCCAGAAGAGCCCTGCGGGTCCAGGCGCGGGGCTGCAGCGCGGAGTCTGCTTCGCTCCCGTGCGCCTCAACCCTGCCGCCTGTGCTCCGGAACCGCACGCTCACACTTCATGGATCCTTTCCGCATCAGGCCGGTTGCACGAAAGACAGTGCTAGAAGGGGAAGTCCCGGGCGGGATTCGGAGCGGACATGGCGGAGCGGGCCAGATAGCCGTACGGGTTCACCGCGACACCGCCGCGGCGAACCTCGTAATGCAGGTGCGGGGAGGTCGCCCGTCCGGTGGCGCCGGTGGCTCCGATGACCTGGCCGAGCCTCACTTCCTGGCCGGGGATCACGTCGATGCGCGACAGATGGGCGTACCAGGTCTGCAATCCCTTGCCGTGGTCGAGCACGATGAGCTTTCCGTAGTTGCCCATCCAGTCGGCTTCGATGACGATGCCGTCCGCCGCCGCCTTGACCGGAGTGCCGACCGGGGCGCTGATGTCGACTCCGGTATGAAACGCCATGTGGCCGTGGAAGGGATCTTCGCGGGTGCCGAAGTTGCTCAGCAGCCGGCCGGTCACGGGCCAGAGGCTGGGGGTCGTGTTCACGAGCCAGCGGCGCGAGGACAGCCGCGTGCTTGCGGTGAGCGAGGCGGTGCGGAGCTTGTTGTAGGTTTCGAGTGTCTCAGCCAGGGTCGGCGTCAGCTTCGCCGACGCCAGAGCGGGCTCGGCCTCCGCCGGGTAGGCGGGCTGGCGGTGAATGCCGTAAGCCACGGAGACTTCCGCCGCGAAGAGCGACAGCTTGGCGACTTCCTCGTTGGCTTCCTGAGCCTCATTCAGCAGCCGCTGATAGCGCGCCCGCAGGACTTCGGCTTCCTGCCGCAGGCTGTTGTAGTTGGAGACCTTCCACGCCATGCGGACGTAGCTGGAAACCATTCCAAACAGCGTAAAACAGCCCAGCAGCGCCAACGCCAGAACGGCAAAGACAATTTTTTGATCGATGTGGAAGCGCCGCAGCCGGCCGTGAAGGGAATGAGCCAGGACTACGATAAAGTATGACTGATTCATCGCGGCTCTCGCGCAGGGGAGGAATGCTGCGCATCCGCCAGGGCGACTTCCTGGCTGCCAGGCCAGTTGATAAGCGAGAAATCAACTGACCGAAATTCCTACGTTAACCGAAGACAACCGGTTTGTCAACCCTGAACTTGCCTGTCAGTCGCCCGTATTCGCCATCCGTTCGCCTCTGGCCCCTGTTTCTGCGCCCGGGAGCTTCCTCAACCGTGCAGCACAGCAGCCCTCCACATGGTGCGCGAAGGAGCGCCGCCGGGCTGCTGTCGGGCCCCGAATTTCAGGGAAGCGAAGTGCAGGAGGGCGGGGTGGTCCGTTGCGGGGCGAGAGAGGTCCGGATCTTTGGTGCGGGCACGGGAGGTGAGAGGGTCTTTCCGGCTGCGCCGCCGCGAGTCCCGCAAAGGCGTTTTTTCGAACATCGCCGGGGCAGGCGAGCCACTGCCGGGGACGGCTCACTGTCGCGGCTCAGGCAGACATAGTTGGGATGCAGCCGCCGCGCGAGCGCGAGGGGAAATCCGGAGGTTAAGCGCGAGGGGAAACTCGTTTGGAAGGGTGCCGGAGACACAGTTGGGGTGCAGCCCTCGCGCAAGCGCGAGGGGAAACTCGTTTGGAAGGGCACCGGAGACACAGTTGGGATGCAGCCCTCGCGCAAGCGCGAGGGGAAACTCGTTTGGAAGGGTGCCGGAGACACAGTTGGGATGCAGCCCTCGCGCAAGCGCGAGGGGAAATCCGGGGGTTAAGCGCGAGGGGAAATCCGGGGGTTAAGCGCGAGGGGAAATCCGGTGGCAAGTGCGGGGGAAATGTGAAGGCGAGGGGAAATCCGGATGGGGGCGAGGGGAGGCCAAGGTTGGGGACCGCCGCTCTCGGGTGCTTGGCGCCTCTCGCTCGCGGCGCGAACCCGCTTTGAGGCCGTGCGATTTTCAGTGAAGGCCCGCTGGGGCACCGTGGCTGCCTGCCGGGCTGACAACACGGGGATCACGAGGACTGATCCGCGGCTTTCCCTGTCTGCTCCCTGAGGATCCGGTTCACGGCATCAAGTACATCTCTGGCTTTCGAGGCGGCGTCTGCGCCCGCTTCAGAAGCGCTGGCCGCTCCGTAGCCGGTCATCACGAGGACGCTTCTCATGCCTGCGTTGCGGGCCAACTCGATGTCCGCCGGCTTGTCGCCGATCATCCAGGAGCGGGACAGGTCGATCTCCAGTTCACGCGCCGCCCGCTCTACCAGCCCCGTGCGGGGCTTGCGGCACGGGCAATCCTGTTCCGGGGCATGGGGGCAGACGTAAATTGCGTCGAGCTTCGCTCCGGCGGCCGTCAGCAATTCTTCCATGCGGCGATGCACGGCTTCGACGTCTTCCATGCGGAAATAGCCGCGGCCGACGCCGGACTGGTTCGTGAGCACGACCGCAAGGAAGCCCGCCCGGCGCGCCCTCCGCACGGCCTCCGCCGCGCCCGGGACCAGCGCCACCTGGGCGGGATCGGACAGGTAATGGCGCTCCTCGATCAGGGTGCCGTCCCGGTCGAAGAAGATGCAGGGCTTCATTGGCTTTTCGCGAGAGCGGAGACGGCGCGTTCGAGCACCGCGAGATTCTTCTTCCAGGAAAACCGCCCCATGGCCGCACGGCGGAAATGGCCCTCGGCGGGCGGACGGGCGTAGTCCCCGGCGGAAGAGCAGCGGAAGACGCCCTCCGGAAGGTCGCTCCCGAAGGCATCGCAGACCTCGGGCGAAGCCAGAACCGGGCGGTTCATTGCGAGCGACTCGAGCACCTTGTTCGGAATGCCCCGCACGACAGGCAGCGGCGCCACCGTGGCCGCCGCATGGCGGTAATACGGGCGCACGTCTTCGACGGTTCCCGCGACTTCGACGCCGGGAATAGCGTTCAGAGCCAGGACAGCCGGCGGCGGATGCCGTCCCACGATGATGAGTTCCAGCCCCGGATCGCGCGCGGCGAGGGCGGGGAAGACGTTGCGGGCGAAGTCGAGGATTCCGCGCTGGTTGTCCCGGCAGTCGAGCCGGCCGCAGAACAGCAGATACCGGCGCGCTGCCAGCCGGGTGTCCAGCGGGGAGGCGGAGGGGTCGAAGTGGTCGAAATCCACTCCATTTTCCGCCGTTTCGCAGCGCACGTCCGGGGCGCGGTCCAGCAGCTCGCTGCGGATCTGGGCGGAGGCGGCCAGCGCGAGGCTGGCGCGGCGCGCCTCGCGGACCTCGAGTAAAGCAAGACGTTTCGCTTCTGTTTCAAACAGAAACCGGGGTTTTTCGCGCCGGGCGCGGGCCATCCAGTAGCCGGAACCCCGTTCGGGCAGATCCAGCACGAAGGGCATCCCGGCGGGCACGAACGGCGCCATCGGCGCCGTGTACGCCACGGCGCCGCCAATCGGCCTGCTTCCGGTCAGCTCGAGCAGATCCGCGCGGAAACGGGCGCTGAAGTACAGCGCGTCGTGGAACGATTCCCCCGCCAGAAACCGCCCCGCCGCCCGCGCCGCGTGCAGAGGGAAGGGAAACAGCGGCGCCGTGTAGACGGACGCGCAGCGGTCCAGCAGCGCCCGGGCGTGGGCGATTTCCTGCTCGCTGTGCGCAAAGCAGCTCAAGTGCACGCGGTGCCGGCTGGCGAGGCGCGTCAGCTGGTGAAAGGCGCGGATCCTGTCGCGTCTGTCCGGCGGGTTGGGGACGCAGGGGGAGAGAAACAGCAGCTCCACGCCCGCGCCCTAGCTCTTGGCGGCTGTGTCGGTCGATTTCGAGGAGGATTCCGTGCTGCCGCCGCCGGAGGACTCGGCGGCGCCGTTCTTTCCGTTCTTTCCATTGCCGCCCTGGCCGCCGGCGCGGGCGTAATCGGTGATGTACCAGCCGGTGCCCTTGAACTGGATCGCCGGCGCCGAGATCAGCCTCCGCACCGCGCCCCCGCACTTGTCGTGCGTGGACAGGGGCTCGTCGCTGAATTTCTGCATCACCTCGAAAATCTCATCGCATTGATCGCACCTGTACTCGTACAACGGCATGGCTTTCGATCTATGCCCCCTTGCCAGAATGTTGGCTCGCGGAAAATCCGCCCTGCGGAGCGGCTTGCGCCTGCGCCTGCCTGCCGCCCAGAATTTCCAGCGCCTTCTTCAGCACGCCGTCTTCTTTCTTTTCGGGCTGCTTCAGATCCGCCGGCGCGGGCAAGCCCGGCTCCTCGGTTTCTTCAAAACTCTGCGGCGCGGCGTCCGCCACCAGATGGGCGGGAACCACCGACGTTTCGCTGATGGCCTTCCCGTCGGGCGAATAATACTTTGCCACGGCCAGCAGGACCGCCCCGCCGTCTCCGGTGACGACCGGCTTGCGGACCGCCGCGTCTCCGTAGGTCCTTTCGCCGACGATCTCGGCGCGCTTGTGGGCCGCCAACGCGGCCGCGGCCACCTCTGCAGCGCCTGTTGTTCCGCGGTTGGTCAGCACGGCGAGCGGACCGCGGAACACCGTGCGGTCGGGCGCGGCTTCATAGCTCTGCTGCTTCAGGGTCTGGCCCTTCACGGTTGCGATCGCGCCCTTGTCCAGAAACAGGTTCGCAAGCGCCACGCCCTCTTCGGGCACGCTGAGGGCGGCGCCGCGGAGGTCGAGGACCAGCCGTTTGGCTCCCTTCGCCACAAGCTGCTTCACTGCTTCCGCAACGGCCGCCGACTTGCCGGCCCGTAGGTCGACTGCGGCGATGTAGCCGGTCTCGGCGTCCAGCATCCGGGATTCGAGAGGCGGCGGCGCGACCACGGCGCGCGTCAGTTTCACCTTCACCGGCTCCGGACGGCTGAGCCGCAGGACCGTCAATTCGACTTCCGTGCCCGGCTCCCCGTGCAGCAGGACATCGGCGTACGCGAGCGGCATGTCGCGCGTCTGGATGCCGTTGATCGCTTCAATGATGTCGCCGGTGGTCAGTCCCGCCTTGTCCGCGGGAGAGCCGGGGATCGCCGCCACGACCCCGATCTCGTAGCCGTATTTCCGGCTGAGGATCAGGCCCACTCCGGCGCGCGGGTTTTCCAGCGTCCTGAGATACTGCTTGTACTGATCCGCGTTCAGGTAGCTGGCGAACGGGTCGACGGAAACCAGCAGCCCGTTCACGGCGCCGAGCGACACGCTTTTCATGTCCGGCTCTTCGACGTAGTCGGACTTGATCTTGGCCAGCACTTCGGTGAAGACGTTCAGATGGCGGTACGGATCCGAGGATTGCGCCGGACGGTTCTGTCCGAGCACGACGCCCACCAGCAACAACGCCACCAGAATGCCGGAGAGCGTGACGAGAAAGTTCTGAAATCGGCTGCTCATTGTCTCCCTGCTTGCCCAGGCGGCGAAGTTGAAGCTCTCCTCCGAGCGGACCCCGCCTGATTAATTATAAACCGGCCGGCCCGTCATCATCCCCCTATGTGGATGCCGCCGGGCCGCGCGCGGTTTCTCCGGAGGGCGGATGCCGCCGCAATCCGGCAGTCCGTCCGCGCCGCGCCGCCGCGGGGCGTCCTGTTCCGGGCGCGGAGGCGGGAACGTAGCCGGGCGGATCAGGACGGCGCGCCGCGCCCGCTAGACTGGGGAGGTGACCCCGCCGCGCATCCTCGACGTCGGCTGCGGCCTCAACAAGCGCCCGGGCTCGATCGGGCTGGACCGCAATCCGCGCACGGCCGCCGACGTCATCGCCGACCTGGACCACTTCCCCTATCCGTTCCGCGACTCCGTGTTCGACGAACTGTACGCCACGCATGTCATCGAGCACGTCTCCGATGTCATCCGGACGATGGAGGAATTCCACCGGCTTGTCAGACCCGGCGGACGCATCTTCATCACGACGCCCCACTACACGGACTTTTCAAGCTTCTGCGACCCGACGCACCGGTGGCACCTGAATTCGTTCAGCTTCCGGTATTTCGGCGCGGACCACGGCGGCTTCGGCTACTACTCGGCGGCGCGGCTGCGTGAGAAAAATGTCCGCGTGCGGCTACTTGCATTGTGGAGGTGGCTCGGCTTTGAGTGGCTCGTCAACCGCTGGCCGCGCTTCCGGCTGTTCTGGGAGCATTATCTGTGCTTCGTGGTGCGCGGCAAGGTGATGGAATTCGAGTTCGAAGCCGTCAAGTAGAAGACCGTGTGGCTGCGCGGTTTCCGGCAGTGGTGCGATGACGTGCGCCACCGGGCGCGGATGCGGCGGCATCCGGAACACCTGGCGCTGGGGCGGCGGGCCGAGGATCTGGCTCACCGCTATCTGGAGGCCGAAGGGCTGACGGTGGTCGACCGGAACCTGGTCCTGCCGGACCTGGGCGCCGAAATCGATCTCATCGCTCTGGAGGGCGACACGGTGGTGTTCGTCGAGGTGAAAAGCCGCAGGAACGCGCAGACAGCCGACCCGTTGCGGGCGATCGACCGCGGGAAACAACGGCGCATCGCCCGCGCTGCACGGCTGTTTCTGGGCCGCTGGCGGATTCCGCCGGAAAAGGCGCGCTTCGATGTTGTGACGGTCGTCCTGGAGCCTTACCAGATCCACCATTACCGGGCTGCCTGGTCATCGGGTGACCTGGATCGGCTATGCTGAGGGGTGCTCACTGAACTTTCAGTACGGTGGACACGGATTGCCTGAGCTGAGAAAAGACCCGATCACAGGCCGCTGGGTGATCATTTCGACCGACCGCGCGCGCCGCCCCATGGACTTCGTCCGCGAGCGGACGCCCCCGCCGTCGGCGCGCATCTGCCCTTTCTGTCCGGGCATGGAAACCAAGACTCCGCCCGAGATTCTCGCCTACCGCGAGTCCGGACAGCCGAACACGCCCGGCTGGCTGCTGCGCGTGGTCGCCAACAAATTCCCCGCGCTGCGCGTCGAGGGCGACCTCAACAAGCAGGGCGAAGGACTGTACGACCGCATGAACGGCGTCGGCGCGCACGAGGTGATCATCGAAACGCCCGAGCACCATACGTCGCTCAGCGAGATGAGCGAAAAGCAGGTGGCCGACGTTTTCTTCGCCTTCCGCGACCGCATGATCGATCTGCGCCGCGACACGCGGCTCCGCTACGTCATCGCCTTCAAGAACCACGGGGCGGCGGCGGGCGCGACGCTCGAGCACCCGCACAGCCAGCTCATCGCCCTGCCCGTCGTGCCCAAGCGCGTGCAGGAGGAGCTGGAGGGATCGCTGCGGTATTTCAGCTTCCGCGAGCGCTGCATCTATTGCGACATCCTGCAGCAGGAGCTGCAGACGCGGGAGCGGATCGTCTTCGAGTCGGACCACTTCATCGTCATCGCGCCGTTCGCCTCGCGCTTCCCGTTCGAGTCGTGGATCGTGCCGCGGCGGCACAACGCGCACTTCGAAGCTTCGGAGCCCGCCGTGATCCAGAATCTCGGCTGGGTGGTGCGCACGGTGCTGAGGAAGATCGACAAGGCTCTGGAGAAGCCGCCTTACAACTTCATGCTGCACACGGCGCCTCTGCAGGAAGGGCCGCTGGATCACTACCACTGGCACCTGGAAGTGATTCCGAAGCTCACCAAGGTGGCGGGCTTCGAATGGGGCACAGGGTTCTACATCAACCCCACGCCGCCGGAAGAGGCGGCGGAGTTCCTGCGCGACATCGGGCTGCCCTGAGTTTCATGGCGCGCAGGCGGCCGCATACAGGCGCTGATCCGGAACCAGGCGTTCCACCCGCTGCCCCGCCGAGCGCGACTCGAGCACGCACCGCCCGCTTGCGTCCCACGCCTCGACGCGAACGGTGCCGCCGCGCCGCAACACGCGCAGCGCCGCCCGAGCCCCGCGCGCCAGAGCCAGCGCGCGCGGCTCCTGATTCGCCCCCGCCAGCATCTGCCAGCCGCCGTCGTGGCTTTCCAGG
This DNA window, taken from Bryobacteraceae bacterium, encodes the following:
- a CDS encoding peptidase M23, with translation MNQSYFIVVLAHSLHGRLRRFHIDQKIVFAVLALALLGCFTLFGMVSSYVRMAWKVSNYNSLRQEAEVLRARYQRLLNEAQEANEEVAKLSLFAAEVSVAYGIHRQPAYPAEAEPALASAKLTPTLAETLETYNKLRTASLTASTRLSSRRWLVNTTPSLWPVTGRLLSNFGTREDPFHGHMAFHTGVDISAPVGTPVKAAADGIVIEADWMGNYGKLIVLDHGKGLQTWYAHLSRIDVIPGQEVRLGQVIGATGATGRATSPHLHYEVRRGGVAVNPYGYLARSAMSAPNPARDFPF
- a CDS encoding D,D-heptose 1,7-bisphosphate phosphatase, which gives rise to MKPCIFFDRDGTLIEERHYLSDPAQVALVPGAAEAVRRARRAGFLAVVLTNQSGVGRGYFRMEDVEAVHRRMEELLTAAGAKLDAIYVCPHAPEQDCPCRKPRTGLVERAARELEIDLSRSWMIGDKPADIELARNAGMRSVLVMTGYGAASASEAGADAASKARDVLDAVNRILREQTGKAADQSS
- a CDS encoding glycosyl transferase produces the protein MELLFLSPCVPNPPDRRDRIRAFHQLTRLASRHRVHLSCFAHSEQEIAHARALLDRCASVYTAPLFPFPLHAARAAGRFLAGESFHDALYFSARFRADLLELTGSRPIGGAVAYTAPMAPFVPAGMPFVLDLPERGSGYWMARARREKPRFLFETEAKRLALLEVREARRASLALAASAQIRSELLDRAPDVRCETAENGVDFDHFDPSASPLDTRLAARRYLLFCGRLDCRDNQRGILDFARNVFPALAARDPGLELIIVGRHPPPAVLALNAIPGVEVAGTVEDVRPYYRHAAATVAPLPVVRGIPNKVLESLAMNRPVLASPEVCDAFGSDLPEGVFRCSSAGDYARPPAEGHFRRAAMGRFSWKKNLAVLERAVSALAKSQ
- a CDS encoding peptidase S41, which gives rise to MSSRFQNFLVTLSGILVALLLVGVVLGQNRPAQSSDPYRHLNVFTEVLAKIKSDYVEEPDMKSVSLGAVNGLLVSVDPFASYLNADQYKQYLRTLENPRAGVGLILSRKYGYEIGVVAAIPGSPADKAGLTTGDIIEAINGIQTRDMPLAYADVLLHGEPGTEVELTVLRLSRPEPVKVKLTRAVVAPPPLESRMLDAETGYIAAVDLRAGKSAAVAEAVKQLVAKGAKRLVLDLRGAALSVPEEGVALANLFLDKGAIATVKGQTLKQQSYEAAPDRTVFRGPLAVLTNRGTTGAAEVAAAALAAHKRAEIVGERTYGDAAVRKPVVTGDGGAVLLAVAKYYSPDGKAISETSVVPAHLVADAAPQSFEETEEPGLPAPADLKQPEKKEDGVLKKALEILGGRQAQAQAAPQGGFSASQHSGKGA
- the galT gene encoding galactose-1-phosphate uridylyltransferase, producing the protein MTWIGYAEGCSLNFQYGGHGLPELRKDPITGRWVIISTDRARRPMDFVRERTPPPSARICPFCPGMETKTPPEILAYRESGQPNTPGWLLRVVANKFPALRVEGDLNKQGEGLYDRMNGVGAHEVIIETPEHHTSLSEMSEKQVADVFFAFRDRMIDLRRDTRLRYVIAFKNHGAAAGATLEHPHSQLIALPVVPKRVQEELEGSLRYFSFRERCIYCDILQQELQTRERIVFESDHFIVIAPFASRFPFESWIVPRRHNAHFEASEPAVIQNLGWVVRTVLRKIDKALEKPPYNFMLHTAPLQEGPLDHYHWHLEVIPKLTKVAGFEWGTGFYINPTPPEEAAEFLRDIGLP